Genomic DNA from Puntigrus tetrazona isolate hp1 chromosome 6, ASM1883169v1, whole genome shotgun sequence:
attttcttaTACATACAATGTTGTAACAAAACAAGGCTTTTTAAGGTtttcagtcagttttttttttatctcgaTTTGCgcatcaatacattttttcatttcattcattcttaaACGGAATATGCAGATGCACATTTGAGGCGCTTTTGAACTGACTTTTCGTTTTGCTTGATCTCGGTTTGTGTAGAAATAAACGACAGGAGCGTCTTATCAAGCAGAATGAGTAATAAAAGCGCGTGCGTTTCTCAAccgaaaaaaaccccaaacagcTAAATATGTCAAAACGACCGTGACCATGTTGCatccaaataataaataaatgtccaCACGACGTCTGAAGTCTGTCTCGCCAGTTTGTCGGTTTTCTGCTCAACGTATTCCCCGCAGAGAGTTTAGCGAGACCGGCAGGTACTGGTTAAATGTTGAGGTAGTAAGTGAAGCAGACACGAGGACGGATTGAGACGTTAACTCGGACGGACAGCGTGAGCAGCCTGAGGCGACCGGGAGATGGCGCCACCGTCGCGCGGctgcggggtcagcagagcccCGGTCCTGAGGGAGTCATTAAGAGGACAGCGCgacttgtttatttaaacgcTAGAGCATTGCGCAAGTCGATATTTCTCATTAGATTTGTCTTCACGACTTTCTAATGAACTCAGCGGGCATTTGATAGAAGGACTTATTTAGGAAATGATTGATTAAACCATTTCCCAAACAAGGTCCTTGCAGCATTTTTGGCGCGATGTAAATGCAAAGCTGTACTACGCCTTGTCTGTCAATGGAAAAGTttcccactttttttttggtacctTCGTCCAACTTTCCTGACGTTTTACCATCTTCTGACTCACAGAAAAGCTTCCCACATGCCGCAGAGAAGGGAGCAAATTAGGCGGCTATTTCAGTCTTCTGTAGCTGGAAAGGTGATATCTTCTGCATCCATCTTTTCTGAGCAGGTGAAAAATTAATTAGGGATACGTGTCTGGTGTTGCTGGAAGCAAACTGAACAATGCATAAGTCATCAGGATAGATTGCTGCCTGTCACAGCACAAAAAGTCACAGTGTGAGGCTCATTAATGGCATTTATAGATTTGCCAGGGGAAAATGCCAAAGTGTGTGAGGATGACAGTCTGGACATGCTGTTCCCACACACTGTCTCAGACTGACTGGTGTTTTTCTGTTCCTCACACACGGGGAGTGTATTTATCACTGCCCCTCGTCCACCCCCTCTGCCTGAAAACGACACCATGCCAGGGTTGTTATCGCATCTAGCACAAATAAATATGgaacatgtacatttttggtGTATTACTTCACTCAagtattagtatatatatatatatatatatatatatatatatatatatatatatatatatatatatatatatatatacttacatttttaatacaaatacatgctatgaaaatatacatttatatatatatatttttttggtgtaTTACTTGACTCAAGtattagtatataatataatatatatatatatatatatatatatatatatatatatatatatatatatatatatatatatatatacacttacatttttaatacaaatacatgctatgaaaatatacaaatatatatatatatatataacgtttaGTTAACGCTTAACGTTTAGTTTATTAACGCTTAACGTTTATTAACGCTTAACGTTTAGTCGCCCTGTTTCATTTCAagaaactttttatatttgagcGTATTATATTAACCACGGAAAGTGCAAGAGGCTGAAAATGGACAAAAGAAAGACTTGTAAAACGTAGTTCATTAACTGACAGTAAGAATCATTTACAAccttttaacagtaaaaaaaaaaaaaaaacatttgttttttgtaaactggtcaaaagtttgggcAGTTTGGAAAATGTACAAGTTGTGCAGTGTGTGCTCTTTTTTTGCAGTCTTATATAAATCTCCTAACACAAAACGGATGTTTCTGAGTAAGAATGGGTCACTGCAGCATTACTGAGAAATCCCAGGGCTCCTGGACCTATCGCTCTCTCCACAGAGAACAGGGCTGTGAGTAATGGCTGTGAAGGGCTGCGGTCGCCAGAGGAGAGGGCCACATCCTGCTGTCCATATTCATGAGCACATCTTCTTCTTTACTGCACTTCTGCTGTTTAATGTCCCGCTCTAACTTTCTACTACGTCTTTAAAACTGATTCTCCATTGTCATCAAAATATACGGACTATTTCAATGATACCGTCAGGGTTATGTTACGGTTTGTATTATGGAGAGCATTCTTCCAAAAAAATCTTCATTCGATTTTCACAAAAGAAAGGCAAAGTGAAAATGATCTGGTCCTGTTCCTTTAAGCGTGTTCTTGAGCTGCAGATCAGCATActaaaatcatttctgaaggctcacgtgaagactggaataatgacgTTTTGGATCACAGGAagaaatgacactttaaaatatattcaaatgaaaaacagctattttaaattgcaattacatctctatattacatatattttatatatattacatatatatataattacatatactatattaatttttttactgcatttgaaACTAAAGCAGACTTGGTGAGCACAGAAGAGcatagatgattttttttaaaccgttaACCAATCGCATCGACTCTACTTTTGGACATATGTGGATTATTAAGTTTGCCTATTCCAGCGCTTCCAGCGCAAACGAATGCACGCTACATTTACATACAGTGAAGATATCACGCTCTGCGGTTAAATTGACAGAGCTGTTGAATCTCCTCATTCAGAATTTCATTTTCCTTTCATCAGCCTTAATTTTGTTTCAGAGCTCACTTCTACGGTCTATTTTGGGAGCCCATTTCTGGAGGTTTCAGGAGATTAGAGCTGTGAGGATGGAAGCTCACAACAGCACCACAGCTCGTCTGTGCATGACCACATACAGCTCACCAGAGACCACACATTTCTGCATGCCCAGACCCTCTGcccgtccacacacacacacacacacacacacacacacagccgtcTGGAATGTATAAGGAGAATCCACATCTAACTAACTAACAACTAAAAATATCACTAATGACAATTGTGCATTGTGCATTCTACCTAAACTGTGTTGACGTGGCTTCTAGATTcgataattaatttaaatggtcTTGGGGTGTGACAAATGAATGTTTGAAAGCACAAAAATTCCATGCAGTctctgaatgaaaacaaaagcgtGCATGAgtataaaagaaatgaagaaaaagccatttaaaaatagtttagaCATGGCACATTTTCAGCACGCACATTTATGAATGCACGGAAAACGACCTTCGGCATTTCGATAAAGAATAGTCACGTTTAGAGCAAAATAAACAGGTGCTAATTATGTTGAGATATATaacagttttctttatttgactCGATAAGTACACTTGGAAAACAAATCGATTTACACCTGTAGTGACCATGCAAACGTCATTCTCATTCTATTCGTTTCGTTTTTAATAGCTCACAATCTCACGCACTTTACAAACGGAGGAAAACaagcaaacatgaaaatattcaaGTAGACAAACTGTCAGACCTTTTTGGACGTGTGTCCACTGCATGTcccttattttaatattttacaaaacacaagaacagaCGGAGAATTACTGTTTGGTATTGCAAAAATGAGATAAACCGTAGTTTTCAGTTGAATAACGTTCAGCTATTGCTCCTCTTAGATAAGTTTATTGGCTATCATAGTGGTATTAAGTCCATTCATTAACCCATTTAACCCCACCGGTCACGCTATGTGCACTTTTACATGGTTAGTGCAAATTGTCACTTGACCAGAGTAGTTTATTTCTTGTTTGCACCATAAGAAGCTAGTAAAGTAACAAAGATTTTTGGTCCACATTATCTAGGTGTCtagtattaaaatatgaatttgcaattattacattttgttgaaTGTTGTCAAAGAATCAGGAAACATGTTGATGGTCACAATAGTGACTGGTGGGATTTATGCGTGCAATATGAATCCAGTTACAGTTGTTAAACTGCAGTAAAAATATTGCACtaaattaaaagtacaaatattatacaaacaaGTTACAATACCGATGCTGTAATGCTGGTAGCAGTGATATAATAAATTTATGATATAGGTTACGTTAAAGTAACAGTTTTGGAATATGCTGATGGTTGTATTTTTAGTAGCAAACACAGAATGTGATGGGCTGAgatatataacaatttttatgactacataaatatgttaattCAGTATACACATTATCCCACCGGTCACATTTGTGACCAACcataaaaaattttttccacttttcaaaaaaaaaaaaaaaaaaaaaaaaaaaaaaaaaatatatatatatatatatatatatatatatatatatatatatatatatatatatatatatattttaaagggttactaaTGACACATCATCTGGATATTTTCATGCCTGAAAAAAGTGGGATTAAACGGGTTAACGTCTCATGTGAGGAAAGATATCTTCGTTTCAACTGATTTAGCCAGCCATATTGTGATttgcagaagaaaaataaagctgCAGGGCTTCATCAGAATAGatttaaacattacaattgCTGGTAGAGAGTTTTTTATGATGGTCTTAAATGAGCCTGGGTTTACTGACCATCGGACACAAGAGCAGGAGAGCTGTTAGAGAGGATAAAGATGGACGAAAACAAACAGAGGCTATGTTCAGAATAGAATACTAGCTTTCTACCTGAATCCTGTGCAGTACAACATACATTATGcatgataaatgtttttgtagtatGCTACATTGCTGTCACGTGACGGTTATACACTTGgaaactgaaattaatattatgctGCGTGCAAAAGTGTTACAACCTTTGGCAAACTAACAACAAAATGTGTGAAGAAGCAGATGTTATAATGTAAAACTGCATCGATATTGAAATTCTCTTTCTATACTGAAAAGCCAATAAGCCAATCATATTCACGTAATGGCAAATGCTATACTATTTTACCttaattataaaacacaaaatacttttttcttttaaatgcaacaaGTGAATTTTAAAGTGCAGTATGTAATAATGAATGTAATACTTGACACTAAtgcgggttgccagattgaggacACGCAACAGGAGAGCAACATGGAAGGAGACGAGGCATAGTAAGCTGCACTCATCAGCTTGAGTTTTACTATGGCTCTGGTTATAGATGGATGTAAAAAGGAGGTTAGGCCAGGCAGAATCTGCAGTCTAGTAGTAAGTTGTGTTTTGTGCTAACTGGCAACCCAGGTTGATAAATCAGGTAAATCTGCTGTGGTCAGaatcacacaaataaaaacaaaaacatggaaTACAATGGCTGTAGCATTGCTTTTCAGAGAAACAGGTTTACAGATATATACTCAATTACAGTTTACTGAATAAGACTAATAAAATTAGTCTGATTCAAAGGCCGAATACGATTCAAAATGTTGTAGAGTCTCCTACTCAGACTTGGCGCTTGTGCGGCTTGCCAGATTGAGGATATGAGAGGAGGAGCTGGGAAGGAGAAAGGGAAAGTAGCTACTGAGCATCGCAAAAGCTGGTGATAATACTGAAGGACCTTATTTATAGGTGCTGTGATAGGTGTCCAATCTGAGCTGAGGCTGTTGATGCAAGCTTCACTAAAGTGCCAGAACTAATGCTACGCTTGACTTCTATGGGTAAACATCCATAGTGGCGAATGGAAACTACACCAATTTAATTTTCCGCATTTCCTcctaaaaaatgctaattctacGGCTATCCAAAAGTAGGGAATATCTAAAGATTATGTTGGtcagatgagaaaaaaatgtcaaattttgtgtcattttttaaGCACTTACACAGCAGTGGTAACCGGTTTTCTAAAATTGAACCCTAATCTAAACGCAAAACCCTAGGAAATTAAATGTGAGCgctgaccacaaaaccagacatACAACATCCAATATCCAACAATACATGATTCATTATGTATGATTCATTCCTTGCGgtggttctcaactggtggGCAGCAATCAAAGGTTGTTTTTTGTGGTGGAAACAAAGCTAAATACAAATACTAACAAATACTATCATAATTCATATGCAAAAAGGCATTATTGAAAGACTTACTCGATTATCTatacatatgttttttgttttttaaaaaaaaaatcaagttaaaCCTGTTGCATTAACTTTCTCATCTCAATTTTAACTATTTCACCTTTGCAGCAAGTATATAATGAGGTTACGATAGCAAAATAAATTGCAGAGCGACAAACAAGCACGCCATTGCAAAGTGAAAAGTATGTGGAGATGATGCTCTGTCAATGCAGGTGAAGCACATAGTGCTTCGAGCCCATTCACATGACGTGTTTTTGTGCTCCATCTGTGCTATTTTTAAACGACTGAGCTATGTAAACATGCATCAGATGGACATATTTGGCCACTGCACCACATTTGTCAAGTAAAAAATCCCCTCACCTTCCACATTTGTTTTGCTCCATCTGACAGGATCATCCATTTCTGTATGCATcatgtttataattttgcacactcttaaaaataaagtctgCAAAAGGAGGCCTTCGCAGCGATGGAACAGAATAACCACTTCGAACTTTTACTTCTTTCACTCTTCTTAAAATAAGCGTTTTTTAGTTtcttagtgtgaagaacattttaaaaatccaaataaCCTTTTCCAACATTCATGAAAGGTATTGAGATAGTTGAAGATTTatgcagttaattaaaaaatatatatttttttaaggtagtttttcttttatttttactaatgttttttattgcGATATTCATTGTAATTGTCTTTTTTATGCTGGTCTTGCTGTAAAACCAATTGCCCTTAGgggacataaataaatacagaaagaaagaacaaattTTTGCTTACTTCAGTGCAACTTGATTGGTGCTAtttgaaagagaaaacagctgAGAAACATTTGTCGAATGCACATTTAGAGAAATGTGTACccttaaaggttctttattcaaatgaaatgttccatgaagaacctttaacatccatagaACCTTTCCATTCTATGAAGGGTTCTTAATTGTggaattttaaatgattaaaatgttcttaaaacTAAGAAATTGTAAGGTTATTGtaagaactgttcactgaaaggtttATTGGGGAACCCAGTATGGTTCACTGAAAAACCTCCTTTTGCAAAAcgtcacttttaaaaaaaaaataggctaattttccaacttttgaatctattcagccgatccCCGGGTTtggcggtagcacttttagctgtagcttagcacagatcatCGAATCTGATTAAACCGTTAGCATCacgccggaatgagagtatagttgcTAGTCATATCAgtctagaaaatcacaacttttcattttccgttgGTCGTAGTACATGACATAAGTATTGAAgcgtcaagttttaaataggaaaaatatcaaaactctttggtcatttttgagcgtgatgcGAAAGGTCTAATCGgtttcaatgatctatgctaagctacagctaaaagtgctacctcaagaccagaagctgaatggattaaaaaatggtaaagtttaacagtttaactctaggggatttggaaaatgagcctattttcaaaaaaagtggcgTGTTCCTTTAAGCGTATGCACACTATGCACTACTGAGACAGAGCAGGATGTTAGTATGTTATTCTGAACATAGCCAGAGAGCACAGCATCACCACCTCACCACCTGACTGCTGTAGTCCTCCGTCACCCCAGTTAACTCCGTATTTTCCTGCTCCACGTCTTTTCGCTCTTCGCTCTCCTGCAGTTGAATCTGTGCCGCTTTCTGTTCCTTCGTTCTCCTGCGTTGCTGtcgtttcctctctctctcctcctgccGCTCCTGATGGTGGCAGTACTGCACGCGCCTCGAGAAAAGCTCCCGCGCATATTCGTACAACTGCATGTCTAGCGCGTTTAACTCCTCTATGCGCCTCCGGGTGGACGTCCCAACCGTGACCCCGGCCGCCCGAGTCCCGTTAATCTGAGTGAAGGCGGTGATGAAGTGCAAGCCGAACGTCCTCTCAAAAAGGAACTGTGTCTTGCGCTGGAACTCGGTTAGGCCGAAGAACGCCATGCGGAGCAGGTTGCGCTTGGCGCTGCTGAGGAGCAGCTCGGCCCGCCGCTCTTCGCTCATGGAGGACAGGTTGTAGCAGCCCACCAGGCTGAGATCGGCCAGCATGCGAGTCTGCCGGTTGTTGGCCAGGTTGGAGGGACAGGCCATGAACTCCTCCAGAGACACGCCGGTCCAGTCTTCGCTGCTGTAGCAGGCCGGCAGCTCGTCTGGAGTGGGAGGACGCCCGTCGCACATGTGCAGTGCCGTCTTCCACGTGGCACCGCGCTGCACGTGCTTCCACTCGCTCAGGTAACGAGACACGGGGTCCCGCAGCAGCGTGATGTAGTAGAAGTTCCTGCCAAGAGGACAAAGACGGTGAGGAATCTAAATTAACAGGAAAATGGCATTTCTTTTTTCAACAAAACGGGTCttgctttatattaggtggccttaactactatgtactgtTTAGAAAACAGAGCAAAGAATAATTCTgtacatttaatgcaattttgaaAACTCTTGTTAACTTCTCCTAAGATGCCTGAACGTCGCTTATACATTATTCACTTGCTTTTTTTGTAGGACGAGAAGGAAAACAACGGCGAGAAAGACAGAGGATCAAGACGTAACCCATAGGTCCCAATGTGCACGACAGCGTAGCACATCTGAGCCTGTgcattttactgaaaaacaagacaaaagcactgattataaatactatttttggCAGCGCTCCTCATTAAAATTACCATGCAGGATTTCCTGAGCATTTCTTGTTAATTGTGCCGGTATGATTCGATGGTAGACGACAGCTAATGATTCAGACGGAGATGCGTTTGAGGACAGAGGAGCATTCGCTCGCAGTTTATTACAACACCCTGATCTAAACGATAGAAACTTCTGCTATTCATACTTCGCAGCCTTAAAGAGAAAACAAGCTCCCAAATGATATTTAtcagaaaatgagaaaaacaaccCCAATAAAACATCCAATTTTCTCACTCGGCAATGAAATCGCTCAGAATAGCGCGCTCATGCTGGAGAGAACGCGTGGT
This window encodes:
- the hs6st3a gene encoding heparan-sulfate 6-O-sulfotransferase 3-B — translated: MDDKSNKLLLVPVLTVLFVMIGYQYICPAGSTSCRFGNGESFPFSVYPADVKRESPDSDEDAPFRFPSKFNFTREDLYRHVDFDIKGNDVIVFLHIQKTGGTTFGRHLVRNIHLERPCDCRSGQKKCTCHRPGKAESWLFSRFSTGWSCGLHADWTELTNCVPAVMNKKQKKDAPLNRRNFYYITLLRDPVSRYLSEWKHVQRGATWKTALHMCDGRPPTPDELPACYSSEDWTGVSLEEFMACPSNLANNRQTRMLADLSLVGCYNLSSMSEERRAELLLSSAKRNLLRMAFFGLTEFQRKTQFLFERTFGLHFITAFTQINGTRAAGVTVGTSTRRRIEELNALDMQLYEYARELFSRRVQYCHHQERQEERERKRQQRRRTKEQKAAQIQLQESEERKDVEQENTELTGVTEDYSSQVVRW